The nucleotide window ATTATTATCGCTATTGTTAGTTGCCCCGGTATCAGCTGAAACAATAGACAATGAAGCTGTTGATGATGATTTCCAAGTAGGAGAGGTATTGCCTGACCACCATTTATATGGATTAGAGCGAGTTGGTGAGATCTCAGATAAATTTGCTGCTGACGGACCTGAAGAAGCATTGATAGGTCTAGAAATCGCTGAAAAGAGATTAGGCGAGATCAATGCAATGATAGAAGATATGAACCCAGATCCAGATAGAGCAGATATTGTCCAGACCTTGGCACAAGACTACCAAGATGAACTGGATGAACTTAATGATATTAAAGCTGAGTTAGCTGATGAAGAAAGAGAGGATGTAGAGGACAAGGTTTCAAACGCAATGAACAAACATTACACTGGCCTTGAAAAAGCAAACCTAACCATAACTGGATTAATGGATCAAGTGCCTGAAGAAGCAATCCCTGGACTAGAGAACGCAACACAAAGCATACAAGATGCACATGAAAAATCAGATGAAACAAGAGAAGAAGCACTCTCACACCTAGAGGAAGTAAACCCATTAAAAGCTGCTGAAAACCGATTAGCATTTGCAGAAACAAGAATCGACAATACAAATGAACTACAAGAGCAAGGCCATGATAGGCATGTTCAAGATCGAGCTAACGCATACTCAGACGAAATGGACAAAGTGATGGATCTAATCGATAAATCTGCTGACCAAGAGTTTGATACAGAAGAACTTGAAGAAAAAGTAGCCTACGCAACCCTAAAACACATGGATGTTTTAGAGAACATATCTGAGAAAGTACCTGCAGAAGCTCAAGAAGCAATAGAGAGAGCCATGAACGCCTCAATAACCGGACATGAAACCGCATTAGACAACCTACCAGAACAAAAACAACAAGAAATTAGAAACTACATAGAGGAAAACCATCCAGGCATTAAAGATAATATAAGAGACATAGTCAACGAAAATGCTCAACAAAACCCTAGCACCCAAAACATAGATGAAAAACCAACAGTTGGTGGTGTATTATGAATAAAGTTAAATTAATAGCAATATCCACGCTAATACTGGCGGTATTAATCGTTCCAGGCTGCATCGATATAGGTGACATAGAAGCACCGATATATCCAGGAGCAGAGGAAATAGATATAGAAGGAGTTGAAGAAGAAGTACAAGCTATAGTTCCATGGGAAGACACCAACATAAACACCTACACAACTGAAGACACACCAGAAGAAGTACAAACATGGTACAATGACGAGATGGATGAACTAGGTTGGGAAAAACAATATGAAGACTATGGAGCAACCTTCTGGACTGCAAACGATCAAGGAATTGCAATACAAATAATAGAGCCAGATGTAGCTGAAGCACAATACGATATCGATAAAACAATAATCATAACAATAACAACTCCAACACTCGAACAATAACCCAATCCACCCCCCCTCCCCTTAATCTTTTTATTTCATTTTTTACGACATATTTTCATACTAGATAACAAAAAAAGATAGATAATCTCTTATTTTTATTACAAAATGTTTATAACAACTTCAATGATTATTTGGACTCCATTTCTTTACTTCTTAGCTAATTTAAATTAATAAAATAAAATTATGGCCATTATAGTAAATCTAAGATAGGTAATTGAGGCCTAAAAACTTAATGTAGAGGGGTATTGATTGGTGTGAGGAATTGAAAAAAAGTTGGGGGGGGGTCGGTAAAACCCCTCTCTATTTGTTTTGTGTTATAGTAGGTCGTTTACGCGTTTGGCGTTTCTTATTTCATTGTCGTCTAGTTCTAGTAGTTCTTGGTCGATTGCTTCTTTTATGTCTATGTTTAGTCTTTTAGCGACTCCTCGTCCTAGGTCTGGGTCGGCTTTGTAGAAATGGACAAGCTGTCGTTTCTGTA belongs to Methanonatronarchaeum sp. AMET-Sl and includes:
- a CDS encoding DUF5667 domain-containing protein; amino-acid sequence: MKKNLFMAITVVAVSLLLSLLLVAPVSAETIDNEAVDDDFQVGEVLPDHHLYGLERVGEISDKFAADGPEEALIGLEIAEKRLGEINAMIEDMNPDPDRADIVQTLAQDYQDELDELNDIKAELADEEREDVEDKVSNAMNKHYTGLEKANLTITGLMDQVPEEAIPGLENATQSIQDAHEKSDETREEALSHLEEVNPLKAAENRLAFAETRIDNTNELQEQGHDRHVQDRANAYSDEMDKVMDLIDKSADQEFDTEELEEKVAYATLKHMDVLENISEKVPAEAQEAIERAMNASITGHETALDNLPEQKQQEIRNYIEENHPGIKDNIRDIVNENAQQNPSTQNIDEKPTVGGVL